The following coding sequences are from one Panicum hallii strain FIL2 chromosome 5, PHallii_v3.1, whole genome shotgun sequence window:
- the LOC112892904 gene encoding CRS2-associated factor 1, chloroplastic-like: MATAPLASRSLLAPAQQSHPRLPASLRLDLSYHKQPSANPKRRRHHAPLHPAFSAVARGRAKKILIPDTDEPAAGVRVTDRGLSYHLDGAPFEFQYSYTEAPRARPVALREAPFLPFGPEATPRPWTGRKPLPKSRKELPEFDSFVLPPPGKKGVKPVQSPGPFLAGMEPRYQAASGEEVLGEPLTKEEVAELVKGSLKTKRQLNMGRDGLTHNMLENIHSHWKRKRVCKIKCKGVCTVDMDNVCRQLEEKVGGKVIHRQGGVIFLFRGRNYNYRTRPCFPLMLWKPVAPVYPRLVKKVPDGLTPDEATEMRTRGRQLPPICRLGKNGVYINLVKQVREAFEACDLVRIDCSDLNKSDCRKIGAKLKDLVPCILLSFEFEHILMWRGSDWKSALPPLEENNFEVTKAQECFIIKELNEKDRRSRTVLTQIELAGIATSQKNCNLGEGEEKLKDTMKPNHGSDMVLSSAMEVPGLFHSTGIPVTEPSAEAPTECSPLNPVCDFMDPSLKSTLNCQSVPSDKSENRGLVEKSLDHSARSEHCQDLEPHAGVTSISHDLETQRNCRSKVPSYMVGVLSLLEQAIDSGRALVLSEDELVNSDLVYQKCVAFTKSIPRGQVSKYTQSKSSARRNGPDKHIRTKKHLVENKLSSSHVENKDNANGGLAVQKNGHEQEFLSDVVPQGTLRVDELAKLLA; encoded by the exons ATGGCCACTGCTCCCTTGGCCTCTCGCTCCCTCTTGGCCCCGGCCCAGCAATCCCATCCACGGCTGCCCGCCTCCCTCCGCCTCGACCTCTCCTACCACAAGCAACCTTCCGCCAACCCGAAGCGCCGCCGACACCATGCCCCGTTGCATCCGGCCTTCTCTGCAGTCGCGCGGGGCCGTGCCAAGAAGATCCTCATACCGGACACCGATGAGCCGGCCGCCGGAGTCCGCGTCACAGATCGCGGCCTGTCTTATCACCTCGACGGCGCTCCATTCGAGTTCCAGTATAGTTACACTGAGGCCCCACGCGCAAGGCCCGTTGCACTTCGTGAGGCCCCGTTCCTGCCGTTCGGGCCCGAGGCCACGCCACGCCCTTGGACGGGGAGGAAGCCGCTGCCAAAGAGCCGCAAGGAGCTGCCAGAGTTTGACTCGTTCGTGCTGCCTCCACCTGGCAAGAAGGGGGTGAAGCCCGTGCAGTCACCGGGGCCGTTCCTCGCCGGGATGGAGCCGAGGTACCAAGCGGCATCCGGAGAGGAGGTGCTCGGGGAGCCCCTCACCAAGGAAGAGGTTGCCGAACTCGTGAAAGGGAGCCTCAAGACCAAGCGACAGCTCAATATGG GTAGGGATGGTTTGACCCACAATATGCTGGAGAACATTCATTCACATTGGAAGAGGAAGAGAGTTTGCAAGATAAAATGCAAAGGTGTCTGCACAGTGGATATGGATAATGTCTGCCGCCAGCTAGAG GAAAAAGTTGGAGGAAAAGTAATACACCGCCAAGGGGGTGTCATATTTCTTTTTCGTGGTAGAAACTACAATTACAGGACTCGTCCATGTTTTCCGCTTATGCTCTGGAAACCTGTTGCACCAGTGTACCCTCGCCTTGTTAAGAAGGTCCCAGATGGCTTAACTCCAGATGAGGCCACAGAAATGCGCACGAGAGGACGTCAATTACCACCAATTTGCAGACTTG GGAAAAATGGTGTTTACATTAACCTTGTGAAGCAAGTTAGAGAAGCATTTGAAGCATGTGATCTTGTCCGTATTGATTGCTCTGATCTTAACAAAAGTGATTGCAGAAAAATTGGAGCTAAACTTAAG GATCTAGTTCCCTGTATCTTACTGTCTTTTGAGTTTGAGCATATACTGATGTGGAGAGGAAGTGATTGGAAATCAGCTCTTCCTCCATTAGAAGAAAATAATTTTGAAGTTACAAAGGCGCAAGAATGTTTTATTATCAAAGAACTTAATGAAAAGGATAGACGTTCAAGAACTGTTCTGACCCAGATTGAGTTGGCGGGTATTGCAACATCTCAGAAGAACTGCAACTTGGGTGAAGGTGAAGAAAAATTGAAAGATACCATGAAACCTAATCATGGCAGTGATATGGTGCTGAGTTCTGCAATGGAAGTCCCTGGATTGTTTCATTCTACAGGTATACCTGTAACTGAACCCTCAGCAGAAGCTCCGACAGAATGTTCACCATTAAATCCAGTATGTGATTTTATGGATCCATCCCTGAAGTCAACATTGAATTGCCAAAGTGTCCCGTCAGACAAGAGTGAAAATAGAGGTCTGGTTGAGAAGTCTCTTGATCATTCTGCAAGATCTGAACACTGTCAAGATTTGGAACCACACGCTGGCGTAACAAGCATAAGTCATGATCTGGAGACTCAGAGGAATTGTAGGTCCAAAGTGCCTTCCTATATGGTGGGAGTGTTGAGTCTTTTGGAACAGGCCATTGACAGTGGCAGGGCACTTGTTCTAAGTGAAGATGAGTTAGTTAATTCAGATCTAGTCTATCAAAAGTGTGTTGCATTCACAAAGTCAATTCCGCGGGGACAGGTTTCCAAGTATACTCAAAGTAAGTCCAGTGCCAGGAGAAATGGGCCAGACAAGCATATAAGAACTAAAAAGCATCTTGTAGAAAATAAACTATCCAGCAGCCATGTTGAGAATAAAGATAATGCCAATGGAGGATTGGCAGTGCAGAAAAATGGCCATGAACAAGAGTTTCTATCGGATGTGGTTCCACAAGGTACCTTAAGAGTAGATGAACTAGCAAAGTTACTAGCTTAG